A single Cryptosporangium phraense DNA region contains:
- a CDS encoding thiamine pyrophosphate-binding protein: MTTVADAVGSLVARLGATYAFGVVGSGNFHVTNALRAAGVEFVATRHEGGAATMADAYARTSGGVGVLSLHQGCGLTNAMTGLTEAAKSRTPLLVLTADTAASAVRSNFRIDQDALVASVGAVPERVYGASTVADDVVRAWRTARDGRRTVVLNLPLDVQAQEAAPGDVRIPAAPEPVRPGVAAVEALAEALAAADRPVFLGGRGARGRSAVLRALADRTGALLATSAVAKGLFAGDPFDLGISGGFSNPVTADLIRGADLLVGWGCSFTMWTLRHGRLIGNGTRLVQVDSDPDALGANRPIDLGVHGDVGATAADLLAAVGRREGYRTAAVAARIADGPGWGPFDLSTADRIDPRELSVALDRMLPVERTVAVDSGNFMGYPAAFLSVPDEAGFCFTQAFQSIGLGLATAVGAALARPDRLTVLGTGDGGLLMAAAELDTVARLGLPLLMVVYDDAAYGAEVHHFGESADLGAVTFPDTDIAAIARGYGLAGATVRTVADLAVLDSWDRRSPLLLDAKIANDGGSWWLAEAFRGH, encoded by the coding sequence GTGACCACGGTCGCCGACGCGGTCGGGTCGCTGGTGGCCCGGCTGGGTGCGACCTACGCCTTCGGCGTCGTCGGCAGCGGCAACTTCCACGTGACGAACGCGCTGCGGGCGGCCGGCGTCGAGTTCGTCGCGACCCGCCACGAGGGCGGCGCGGCCACGATGGCGGACGCCTACGCGCGCACCAGCGGCGGCGTCGGCGTGCTGTCGCTGCACCAGGGCTGCGGGCTGACGAACGCGATGACCGGGCTCACCGAGGCCGCGAAGTCGCGCACGCCGCTGCTCGTGCTCACCGCCGACACCGCGGCCTCGGCGGTCCGGTCGAACTTCCGCATCGACCAGGACGCGCTGGTGGCGAGCGTCGGCGCGGTTCCGGAGCGGGTGTACGGGGCTTCGACCGTCGCCGACGACGTCGTCCGGGCCTGGCGAACGGCCCGCGACGGCCGGCGGACCGTCGTCCTCAACCTGCCGTTGGACGTGCAGGCGCAGGAGGCCGCACCCGGCGACGTGCGGATCCCGGCAGCGCCGGAGCCGGTGCGGCCGGGGGTGGCCGCGGTGGAGGCGTTGGCCGAGGCGCTCGCCGCCGCGGACCGGCCGGTGTTCCTCGGCGGGCGCGGGGCCCGGGGACGGTCCGCGGTCCTGCGTGCGCTGGCCGACCGGACCGGAGCGCTGCTCGCGACGTCCGCGGTGGCCAAGGGTCTGTTCGCGGGTGACCCGTTCGACCTGGGGATCTCCGGCGGGTTCTCGAACCCGGTCACCGCGGACCTGATCCGCGGCGCGGACCTGCTGGTCGGCTGGGGCTGCTCGTTCACCATGTGGACGCTGCGCCACGGCCGGCTCATCGGGAACGGCACGCGGTTGGTGCAGGTCGATTCCGATCCGGACGCGCTGGGAGCGAACCGTCCGATCGACCTCGGGGTGCACGGGGACGTGGGAGCGACGGCGGCCGACCTGCTAGCGGCCGTGGGCCGGCGGGAGGGGTACCGCACGGCGGCGGTCGCGGCGCGGATCGCGGACGGGCCCGGGTGGGGGCCGTTCGACCTGTCGACGGCCGACCGGATCGACCCGCGCGAGCTGTCGGTCGCGCTCGACCGGATGCTGCCGGTGGAGCGGACCGTGGCTGTGGACTCGGGCAACTTCATGGGTTACCCGGCCGCGTTCCTGTCGGTGCCGGACGAGGCCGGGTTCTGCTTCACCCAGGCGTTCCAGTCGATCGGGCTCGGTCTGGCGACGGCCGTGGGGGCCGCGCTGGCCCGGCCGGACCGGCTGACCGTGCTGGGTACCGGCGACGGTGGGCTGCTGATGGCGGCGGCCGAGCTGGACACGGTGGCCCGGCTCGGGTTGCCGCTGCTGATGGTGGTCTACGACGACGCGGCCTACGGGGCCGAGGTCCACCACTTCGGGGAGTCGGCGGACCTGGGCGCGGTGACGTTCCCGGACACCGACATCGCGGCGATCGCCCGGGGGTACGGGCTGGCCGGCGCGACCGTCCGGACGGTCGCCGACCTGGCCGTGCTGGACTCCTGGGACCGTCGTTCGCCGTTGCTGCTGGACGCGAAGATCGCGAACGACGGTGGGTCGTGGTGGCTGGCCGAGGCGTTCCGGGGACACTGA
- a CDS encoding cyclase family protein, protein MSVLSDLVAALGSADVEVVDLTAPLGPSTPVLQLPPPFANTIPLSLEAVSAFDDAGPAWKWNNIHTGEHTGTHLDAPAHWISAKDGETVDVIPPSKLVGPVVVVDVRAQVADDPDFLLEPAHLEAWEAEHGRIPDGAWLLVRTGWSARQEDAAAFLNADENGPHTPGPSAQAARWLASERTIAGFGVETVGIDAGAAGGFEPPFPAHYFLLEAGTYGLTQLRNLDRLPATGAVLVVSPLPIVGGTGSPARVFALVER, encoded by the coding sequence GTGTCTGTTCTGTCCGATTTAGTGGCCGCGCTCGGTTCGGCCGACGTCGAGGTCGTCGACCTGACCGCTCCGCTCGGTCCGTCGACGCCGGTGTTGCAGTTGCCGCCGCCGTTCGCCAACACGATCCCGCTGAGCCTGGAGGCCGTGAGCGCGTTCGACGACGCCGGCCCGGCCTGGAAGTGGAACAACATCCACACCGGCGAGCACACCGGCACGCACCTCGACGCCCCGGCGCACTGGATCTCGGCGAAGGACGGCGAGACCGTCGACGTGATCCCTCCGTCGAAGCTGGTCGGGCCGGTCGTCGTGGTCGACGTCCGGGCGCAGGTCGCCGACGACCCCGATTTCCTGCTCGAGCCCGCGCACCTGGAGGCCTGGGAGGCCGAGCACGGCCGGATCCCGGACGGCGCCTGGCTGCTGGTCCGCACCGGCTGGAGCGCCCGCCAGGAGGACGCGGCCGCGTTCCTCAACGCCGACGAGAACGGCCCGCACACCCCGGGGCCGTCGGCGCAGGCCGCCCGGTGGCTGGCGTCCGAGCGGACGATCGCCGGGTTCGGCGTCGAGACCGTCGGCATCGACGCCGGGGCGGCCGGGGGCTTCGAGCCGCCGTTCCCGGCCCACTACTTCCTGCTCGAGGCCGGCACCTACGGGCTGACCCAGCTGCGCAACCTCGACCGGCTGCCCGCGACCGGCGCGGTGCTCGTCGTCAGCCCGCTGCCGATCGTCGGTGGCACCGGGAGCCCGGCGCGGGTGTTCGCGCTGGTCGAGCGGTGA